A region from the Triticum urartu cultivar G1812 chromosome 1, Tu2.1, whole genome shotgun sequence genome encodes:
- the LOC125532724 gene encoding disease resistance protein RGA5-like, whose protein sequence is MASLPDLRLPPQSDPSPFHKGARGCIADPGEPPEPSPLVRLLRAIDRHLLTPGEVSNHHITCEISHRRKLASERPMEAALVTVSTGVMKPLLSKLFKLLLDEHRKLQGVRRDAKFIGDELRSMKAALEVLADEEQLEPAMRIWRDDVCELSYDMEDCVDVFVAHVDHEPDGRTMLKKFVDMLKKPKHRHQAASEIGKLKARVAEASERHKRYNIIRPTPCISSCAIDPRLPALYAEVDELVGIDGPKDDIIDWFQWEATSTQPQVLSIVGSGGLGKTTLAKQVYHALESQFSCAAFVSVSRNPDMRKILRDIAQGVGFTDSPPDDDVQQLISKLRQHLKNERYFVVIDDVWSADVWETIRLVLLNNNNHGSRIITTTRNTEVASCCSSGGGHVYKMEPLTFDDSKRLFFRRTFGPEDLCHPHLEKVSNDILRKCSGLPLAIITVSSLLADQHAEDEWKRVLAAIGSALTKDSGADKMTKILSFSYFDLPHHLRACLLYLSIFPEDSTIWKQHLIHMWVAEGFIHEKQGRSRYEIGESYFNELINRSLIQPVGATLGQVESCQVHDIVLDFITCIAAEVNFVTKFSDVEHGHNSYDRVRRLIIGNTSNEKVAISTSPILSHVRSLIIYAHDPQVSLLAFPVLRVLDLGKCWWLEEHHVANIEKLLLLKYLSLANVTLLPQKIGELQYLKTLDITNTRIRPIVSRITIHWPSFYNVVTGKTLALEELETFGVHSYEQGKPLEEFSQLTKMWRLKVQLGMFELWEGPGQIEDLHGYLGTLVSSCNLRHLNISKLSSNFLAVKTYFPLSLDSWCPTTPCSLQELHITYCFIDKVPNWMSLLRNLRELEIYVASVRPEDVRILGSIPTLLILKLKTFNGTDGRILIHGFSNLKYFHLELLYCGTSLEFEEGSMPRLEHLELEFRVHQMDCLNGSPNFGIQHLSALRKVEVCILCNFGNRDNPLAGLECCFGKFIGMIIEADIEALPNCSSFLLQYGNVPFGNVACEHYTKIVETDCEKEDEAGRGKVGSAGAPHWHVGENYFRMSFG, encoded by the exons ATGGCTTCGTTGCCGGATCTCCGACTTCCACCCCAATCAGACCCATCACCCTTCCACAAGGGAGCACGCGGCTGCATCGCAGACCCCGGCGAACCCCCGGAGCCGTCGCCCCTCGTGCGGCTCCTCCGGGCAATCGATCGACATCTGCTGACCCCTGGGGAGGTCAG CAACCACCACATCACTTGTGAAATCTCACATAGAAGAAAGCTTGCCAGCGAGAGACCCATGGAGGCTGCTCTTGTCACCGTTTCCACGGGGGTGATGAAGCCCCTCCTGTCCAAGCTCTTCAAGCTGCTGCTGGACGAGCACCGGAAGCTCCAAGGCGTCCGCCGTGACGCCAAGTTCATAGGAGACGAGCTTCGCAGCATGAAGGCTGCACTGGAGGTGCTTGCGGATGAAGAACAACTCGAACCTGCGATGAGAATTTGGCGGGATGATGTCTGTGAGCTTTCTTATGACATGGAAGATTGCGTTGATGTCTTTGTGGCTCATGTCGACCATGAGCCCGATGGGCGTACCATGCTCAAGAAGTTCGTTGACATGTTGAAGAAGCCCAAACATCGCCATCAGGCTGCTAGTGAGATAGGTAAACTCAAGGCCCGTGTGGCTGAGGCAAGCGAGAGGCACAAGAGGTATAATATTATCCGGCCAACACCTTGCATTAGCTCTTGTGCCATTGACCCCCGGCTGCCGGCGCTTTACGCGGAGGTTGATGAACTTGTCGGCATTGATGGTCCTAAGGACGATATCATCGACTGGTTTCAGTGGGAGGCTACTTCTACGCAGCCTCAAGTGCTGTCTATTGTTGGTTCTGGCGGTCTTGGTAAGACTACTCTAGCAAAGCAAGTCTATCATGCATTGGAAAGCCAATTTTCATGTGCAGCTTTTGTGTCGGTTTCTCGAAATCCTGATATGAGAAAGATTCTAAGAGATATTGCTCAAGGAGTGGGGTTCACAGACAGCCCACCGGATGATGATGTGCAACAATTGATCAGTAAACTCAGGCAACATCTTAAAAACGAAAG GTACTTTGTTGTAATTGATGATGTGTGGAGCGCGGACGTATGGGAAACTatcaggcttgtattattgaatAATAATAACCATGGGAGTAGAATTATTACTACAACACGTAATACTGAAGTTGCATCATGTTGTTCTTCAGGTGGTGGTCATGTTTATAAAATGGAACCCCTTACGTTTGATGACTCCAAAAGGTTGTTTTTTAGAAGAACATTTGGTCCTGAGGATTTATGCCATCCTCATCTGGAAAAAGTCTCTAATGACATATTAAGAAAATGTTCTGGCCTACCATTGGCTATTATTACTGTGTCTAGTTTGTTGGCTGATCAGCATGCAGAAGATGAATGGAAGAGGGTGTTAGCTGCTATTGGTTCTGCACTTACAAAGGATTCTGGTGCTGATAAGATGACAAAGATATTATCTTTCAGCTACTTTGATCTTCCTCACCATCTGAGAGCCTGTTTGTTGTACTTGAGTATATTTCCAGAAGATTCTACTATCTGGAAACAACATTTGATACATATGTGGGTCGCTGAAGGATTCATTCATGAAAAACAAGGGCGAAGTCGATATGAAATAGGTGAGAGTTATTTTAACGAGCTCATTAATAGAAGCTTGATCCAACCGGTTGGTGCAACATTGGGCCAGGTAGAGTCATGCCAAGTCCATGATATAGTTCTGGATTTTATCACATGCATAGCTGCTGAAGTGAATTTTGTCACTAAATTCAGTGATGTAGAGCATGGACACAATTCATATGACAGAGTCCGCAGGCTCATTATAGGGAATACCAGTAATGAAAAGGTTGCCATATCAACAAGCCCGATCCTCTCTCATGTTCGGTCGCTCATTATATATGCGCATGACCCTCAAGTTTCTTTATTGGCTTTCCCAGTTCTTCGTGTCTTGGACCTAGGAAAGTGCTGGTGGTTAGAAGAGCACCATGTTGCAAATATTGAAAAGCTACTTCTTCTGAAGTATCTGAGTCTTGCAAATGTTACGCTCCTCCCccaaaaaattggagaactgcAGTATTTGAAAACACTGGACATAACAAATACcagaattcgccctatagtgagtcgtattacaattcactggccgtcgttttacaacgtcgtgactgggaaaaccctggc CTTGGAAGAGCTAGAGACGTTCGGTGTCCACTCCTATGAACAAGGGAAGCCACTAGAAGAATTCAGCCAGCTAACCAAGATGTGGAGGTTGAAAGTACAGCTGGGGATGTTTGAATTGTGGGAAGGACCAGGTCAAATTGAGGACCTTCACGGTTACTTGGGAACATTAGTATCTTCATGCAACCTTCGTCATCTAAATATATCCAAGCTAAGCTCGAACTTCTTAGCTGTCAAAACTTACTTTCCACTGTCACTGGACTCATGGTGTCCGACTACTCCCTGCAGCCTTCAGGAGCTTCACATAACATACTGTTTCATTGACAAGGTTCCAAACTGGATGAGCTTGCTCCGCAATCTTAGAGAATTAGAAATCTATGTCGCCAGTGTGAGGCCAGAAGATGTTAGGATCCTTGGGTCAATACCAACTTTGCTTATCCTCAAACTAAAGACTTTCAATGGCACCGATGGAAGAATTCTCATTCATGGGTTCAgcaatttgaaatatttccattTGGAACTCCTTTATTGTGGGACCTCACTGGAGTTTGAAGAGGGATCAATGCCAAGGCTTGAGCACCTGGAGCTGGAGTTCCGTGTGCATCAGATGGATTGCCTGAATGGTTCTCCCAATTTCGGTATCCAACACCTCTCTGCCCTCCGCAAAGTTGAGGTCTGTATTTTGTGCAACTTTGGCAATAGAGACAATCCGTTGGCAGGTTTAGAATGCTGCTTTGGCAAATTCATTGGAATGATTATTGAAGCTGACATCGAGGCGCTTCCCAATTGTTCCAGTTTCCTTTTACAATATGGAAATGTACCATTCGGAAACGTGGCCTGCGAACATTACACAAAAATT GTGGAGACAGACTGCGAGAAGGAAGATGAAGCAGGACGAGGCAAAGTTGGAAGTGCAGGAGCACCCCACTGGCATGTGGGAGAAAATTACTTTCGAATGTCATTTGGTTAA